The following coding sequences are from one Arthrobacter crystallopoietes window:
- a CDS encoding RNA-binding S4 domain-containing protein: MSIPTSSPKSVRIDAWLWAVRAYKTRSAATAACRAGHVRLNGNPAKASQAVVPGDTLRVRQPGFERILEVRQLIAKRVGAEAASHCYTDHTPERPPTPSLGIPQRDRGTGRPTKKDRRELERLRGLRG; this comes from the coding sequence ATGAGCATCCCCACAAGCAGTCCGAAATCAGTACGCATCGACGCCTGGCTGTGGGCCGTCCGCGCCTACAAAACCCGCTCCGCCGCCACGGCTGCCTGCCGGGCGGGGCATGTGCGGCTGAACGGGAATCCCGCCAAGGCGTCGCAGGCCGTGGTGCCCGGCGATACTCTGCGGGTGCGGCAACCGGGCTTTGAGCGGATTCTCGAAGTCCGGCAGCTGATCGCCAAGCGCGTCGGGGCCGAGGCCGCCTCGCACTGCTATACCGACCACACGCCGGAACGGCCGCCCACGCCCTCGCTCGGCATCCCGCAGCGGGACCGCGGCACCGGGCGGCCCACTAAGAAGGACCGCCGCGAGCTGGAGCGGCTCCGCGGCCTGCGCGGCTGA
- a CDS encoding alpha/beta hydrolase, whose product MSADELSLEATVARRLPPGLRVLAVVAGVLGALAVSLFSWSLVSPKPAVLLIRTIFDRNWRRVSREMAKHVPEGISEVLHEQYLESSDHGYLDVYYPDRAGTAQGLPTIVWLHGGAWVSGSKEDVANYLRIIASYGFTTVGVGYSLAQAQKYPEPVRQAAAALTYLQQHAERLRVDAERLVLAGDSAGAQIAAQLALLITDADYAARLGIPAPILLTELRAVLLHCGGYDLSIKSAKGGMGNGFLRTVMWAYTGSRNYLAMPQVDLASITGRVGADFPPAFVTAGNADPLLPHSLALAEALSDQGADVETLFFPVGYEPALGHEYQFKLDSRAGQLVLSRSVDFLRRKTT is encoded by the coding sequence ATGAGCGCCGACGAACTCTCCCTCGAGGCGACCGTAGCCCGGCGGCTGCCGCCAGGTTTACGGGTTCTCGCCGTCGTCGCCGGTGTTCTGGGCGCACTGGCGGTGTCGCTGTTTTCCTGGAGTCTGGTCAGCCCCAAACCGGCGGTGCTGCTGATCCGGACTATATTCGACCGGAACTGGCGCCGGGTGTCGCGCGAGATGGCTAAGCATGTACCGGAGGGTATTTCGGAGGTCCTGCATGAGCAGTATCTGGAGAGCAGCGACCATGGCTACCTAGACGTTTACTATCCGGATCGTGCCGGCACCGCCCAAGGCCTGCCGACCATCGTCTGGCTTCATGGCGGGGCGTGGGTTTCCGGGAGCAAGGAGGACGTGGCCAACTACCTGCGGATTATCGCTTCCTACGGTTTTACCACTGTGGGCGTCGGCTATTCCCTGGCGCAGGCGCAGAAATACCCCGAACCCGTCCGCCAAGCCGCTGCCGCCCTGACCTATCTGCAGCAGCATGCGGAACGGCTGCGGGTAGACGCGGAACGGCTGGTGCTGGCTGGCGATTCCGCCGGCGCCCAGATAGCCGCGCAACTTGCGCTGCTGATTACCGATGCCGATTACGCCGCCAGGCTGGGCATCCCCGCTCCCATCCTGCTGACGGAACTTCGTGCGGTGCTGCTGCATTGCGGCGGATACGATCTGTCCATCAAGAGCGCCAAGGGCGGGATGGGCAACGGCTTCCTGCGGACGGTGATGTGGGCCTACACCGGTTCCCGGAACTACCTCGCCATGCCGCAGGTGGATCTCGCGTCCATCACCGGGCGGGTGGGAGCGGACTTCCCGCCCGCGTTCGTGACCGCCGGCAACGCGGATCCGCTGCTGCCGCATTCCCTCGCACTTGCCGAAGCACTCAGCGACCAAGGGGCCGACGTCGAGACATTGTTTTTCCCGGTCGGGTACGAGCCGGCGCTCGGCCACGAATACCAGTTCAAGCTGGACAGCAGGGCCGGACAGCTCGTCCTGTCCCGGAGCGTGGACTTCCTGCGGCGCAAGACCACTTGA